A genomic region of Capnocytophaga canimorsus contains the following coding sequences:
- a CDS encoding GTP cyclohydrolase: protein MVTVKEIHSLKDIKTFVKFPFSLYKNHPYWVPPIISAEVDSFNKAKNPVFENAEAFLYLAYNDKNEIVGRVAAIINNHDLKSAETQKIRFGWFDVIDDIEVTRALLQKVAEKGKEYQLEYMEGPMGFSNMDKVGVLTSGYDHIANMMTWYHHPYHNEHLQKLGFTKEKGYRESYFLIENVNHDIFKRTAASVKARYGLRIVPANTTKEILKHVDAMFELFNTTYAKLASFVPISKKQQQHFKDKYIPFVNPEYIRFIEDADGNLICFAIVLPSFSKALQKAKGRLFPCGFWHMLKAKQKNDTVEFYLIGVLPEYQSKGVPAILFDYYYPIFKKNGIKKCVVTPELEDNIAIKQLWKNFAPVDYATRATFRKELDSK from the coding sequence ATGGTGACCGTCAAAGAAATACATTCCTTAAAAGACATTAAAACCTTTGTAAAATTTCCGTTTTCACTTTATAAAAATCATCCGTATTGGGTACCTCCTATTATTAGTGCCGAAGTGGATTCGTTCAATAAGGCGAAAAATCCGGTATTTGAAAATGCAGAAGCTTTCTTATACCTAGCTTACAACGATAAAAATGAAATTGTTGGGCGAGTAGCCGCAATTATCAATAATCACGATTTGAAATCTGCTGAAACCCAAAAAATACGTTTTGGCTGGTTCGATGTAATAGATGATATTGAAGTAACCCGAGCTTTATTGCAAAAAGTAGCTGAAAAGGGAAAAGAATATCAGTTGGAATATATGGAAGGTCCTATGGGGTTTTCAAATATGGATAAAGTAGGTGTGCTTACCAGCGGATACGACCACATTGCCAATATGATGACTTGGTACCATCATCCGTATCACAATGAACATCTACAAAAATTAGGTTTTACAAAAGAAAAAGGATACCGTGAGTCTTATTTCTTGATTGAAAACGTGAACCACGATATTTTTAAAAGAACTGCTGCTTCGGTAAAAGCACGTTACGGACTACGTATCGTTCCTGCCAACACTACCAAAGAAATTCTCAAACACGTAGATGCTATGTTTGAGCTTTTCAATACCACATACGCCAAATTAGCCTCGTTTGTCCCCATTTCAAAAAAACAACAACAGCACTTTAAGGATAAATACATTCCTTTTGTAAATCCAGAATACATTCGTTTCATTGAAGATGCTGACGGAAATCTGATTTGTTTTGCTATTGTTCTTCCTTCTTTTTCAAAGGCTTTACAAAAAGCAAAGGGCAGACTATTTCCTTGCGGATTTTGGCATATGCTTAAAGCCAAACAAAAAAACGACACGGTAGAATTTTATCTGATTGGGGTATTGCCCGAATATCAAAGTAAGGGAGTTCCCGCCATTTTATTCGATTACTACTATCCCATTTTCAAAAAAAATGGTATAAAAAAATGTGTAGTTACCCCAGAATTGGAAGATAATATTGCTATCAAACAGCTGTGGAAGAATTTCGCCCCAGTAGATTATGCTACTCGCGCCACTTTCCGAAAAGAATTGGATTCAAAATAA
- a CDS encoding PoNe immunity protein domain-containing protein, with the protein MQTNPYQDLSSMLINKTFTIEALKKYLSKQWYKDNKQMYWFDYDKDSKLYFGYWSFESGALVKILGLDDTLLKDQKYYPYDMVHWKIS; encoded by the coding sequence ATGCAAACCAATCCGTATCAAGATTTGTCTTCAATGTTGATAAATAAAACTTTTACCATTGAAGCATTAAAAAAATATTTATCCAAACAATGGTATAAAGACAATAAGCAAATGTATTGGTTTGATTATGATAAAGATAGTAAGTTGTATTTTGGCTATTGGAGTTTTGAAAGCGGAGCATTGGTAAAAATTCTCGGTTTAGACGATACCCTTTTAAAAGACCAAAAATATTATCCGTACGATATGGTGCATTGGAAAATCTCTTAA
- the msrA gene encoding peptide-methionine (S)-S-oxide reductase MsrA, giving the protein MLSVNENITEKYKTATFGAGCFWCVEAIFELLKGVIHVKSGYTGGHTPNPTYEEVCDGVTGHAEVVQITYDPNVISFENLLAVFWNIHNPTTLNQQGIDYGTQYRSAIFYHNDYQRKAALKSKQFFEDSDLWPHKYVTEISKLDVFYPAESYHDNFYSQNMEEFYCSQIITPKINKFKRIFTQWLKQ; this is encoded by the coding sequence ATGTTATCTGTAAACGAAAATATCACAGAAAAATACAAAACGGCTACTTTTGGGGCAGGTTGTTTTTGGTGTGTGGAAGCTATTTTCGAGCTTTTGAAAGGTGTAATACACGTAAAATCAGGATATACAGGAGGGCACACCCCTAACCCTACTTACGAAGAAGTGTGTGATGGAGTAACTGGACACGCCGAAGTTGTACAAATCACCTATGACCCTAATGTTATTTCTTTCGAAAATTTACTAGCTGTTTTTTGGAACATCCACAACCCCACCACTTTAAATCAACAAGGAATTGACTATGGTACACAATATCGCTCTGCTATATTCTATCATAATGATTATCAACGAAAAGCAGCTCTGAAATCAAAACAATTTTTTGAGGATTCGGATTTATGGCCCCACAAGTACGTTACCGAAATATCCAAATTAGATGTTTTTTACCCAGCGGAGTCTTACCACGACAATTTCTATTCGCAGAATATGGAGGAATTTTATTGTAGTCAAATCATCACTCCTAAAATCAACAAATTCAAACGGATTTTCACTCAATGGCTCAAACAATAG
- a CDS encoding PoNi-like cognate immunity protein, whose product MKIRDNFNTIEKYQEIITKKQNYIFEDKQEIADLLTDEANGIQKYPKPNLEVIKSTKNRIINYYLDVIFGKYSAGYDISEIKTDFLHLLTITDELWQEKSLTEFTYQKSEPYYGTDEYELVLNLISLGILLNCNDKEFEKIIKIRDKVPTKDILLDFFLSFKDKRNIHKEQSKGNTYKGLNELILKNDVSSLINDLKIYLSKSWYKERSYAGWHNSHKSKHNIYTGYWSFESGALVKILGLDDTLLKDQKYYPYDMVHWS is encoded by the coding sequence ATGAAAATAAGAGATAATTTTAATACGATTGAAAAATATCAAGAAATAATCACAAAAAAACAAAATTATATTTTTGAAGATAAACAAGAGATAGCAGACTTACTAACTGATGAAGCAAATGGCATTCAAAAATATCCCAAACCGAATTTAGAAGTGATAAAATCTACAAAAAATAGAATAATAAATTACTATTTAGATGTTATTTTTGGTAAATATTCAGCAGGATATGATATTTCCGAAATAAAAACAGATTTTCTTCATCTTTTAACAATAACCGATGAACTTTGGCAAGAAAAATCATTAACAGAATTTACCTATCAAAAATCAGAGCCTTATTACGGAACTGATGAATACGAATTGGTTTTAAACTTGATTTCGTTGGGTATCTTACTGAATTGCAACGATAAAGAATTTGAGAAAATCATTAAAATTCGCGATAAAGTTCCTACAAAAGATATTTTGTTAGATTTTTTTCTTTCCTTTAAAGACAAAAGAAATATCCATAAAGAACAATCAAAAGGCAATACTTACAAAGGTCTAAATGAGTTAATTCTCAAAAATGATGTATCCTCTTTAATAAACGACTTAAAAATCTATTTATCAAAGAGTTGGTATAAAGAACGTTCGTATGCAGGTTGGCACAATTCCCACAAGAGCAAACACAATATTTATACGGGCTATTGGAGTTTTGAAAGCGGAGCATTGGTAAAAATTCTCGGGTTAGATGACACCCTTTTAAAAGACCAAAAATATTATCCGTATGATATGGTACATTGGTCGTAG
- a CDS encoding Gfo/Idh/MocA family protein, translating into MYKKLRNLIIVAAISLGVASCNCNSGCKTEGGSKGEIQPIKVFAPERPAGQKDVVGLVTPKLETVRVGFIGLGMRGPSAVKRFTHIPGTKITALCDVVPERVEKTQKILDEAQVPRAAEYSGSLDAWKGLCERDDVDLVYIVTDWKHHVPMALYAMEHGKHVAIEVPGAMSLEDIWALINKAEEKQLHCMMLENCVYDFFELTTLNMAQKGLFGEVIHAEGAYIHSLEDFWGAYWENWRLEYNRENRGDVYPTHGIGPACQALNIHRGDKMNYLVSIDTKPFNGPKYYKKLTGKEAPDFQNGDHTMTLIKTEKGKTMQIQHNVMTPRPYSRMYQLTGTEGFANKYPIEGFTLRPENVSADEVPNHENLNAHGFVSAEIKKALMEKYKHPIHKELEEQAKKVGGHGGMDFIMDYRLIYCLQNGLPLDMDVYDLAEWSCLVPLSKISLENGSAPVEIPDFTRGAWNKVQKYEHAFAK; encoded by the coding sequence ATGTATAAAAAATTAAGAAATCTTATCATTGTGGCAGCCATCTCTTTAGGAGTTGCAAGTTGTAACTGCAATTCAGGCTGCAAAACAGAAGGTGGTTCAAAAGGAGAAATTCAACCCATTAAGGTGTTTGCACCTGAGCGTCCTGCAGGTCAAAAAGATGTTGTAGGGCTAGTTACTCCGAAGTTAGAAACTGTTCGTGTAGGCTTTATCGGGTTGGGAATGCGCGGTCCGTCAGCAGTAAAACGGTTTACACATATCCCTGGAACAAAAATAACCGCTCTGTGTGATGTGGTTCCTGAAAGAGTAGAAAAAACCCAAAAAATACTAGATGAAGCTCAAGTACCCCGTGCAGCGGAATATAGTGGTTCTTTAGATGCTTGGAAAGGGCTTTGTGAGCGAGACGACGTTGATTTGGTGTACATTGTTACCGATTGGAAACACCACGTTCCGATGGCTCTCTACGCTATGGAACACGGAAAACACGTTGCCATTGAAGTACCAGGAGCTATGAGCTTAGAAGATATTTGGGCACTTATCAACAAAGCCGAAGAAAAACAATTGCATTGTATGATGCTCGAAAATTGTGTTTACGACTTTTTTGAACTAACGACCCTTAATATGGCTCAAAAAGGCTTATTCGGAGAGGTTATCCACGCAGAAGGTGCTTACATTCATAGTTTAGAAGATTTCTGGGGTGCTTATTGGGAAAATTGGCGCTTGGAATACAATAGAGAAAATCGTGGAGATGTTTATCCTACACACGGCATAGGTCCTGCTTGTCAAGCACTTAATATCCATCGTGGTGATAAAATGAATTATTTGGTTTCCATAGACACCAAACCTTTTAACGGACCAAAATACTACAAAAAACTTACTGGAAAAGAAGCACCCGATTTCCAAAACGGAGATCATACAATGACCTTAATCAAAACTGAGAAAGGAAAAACAATGCAAATTCAACACAACGTAATGACTCCTCGTCCGTACTCAAGAATGTATCAATTAACAGGTACAGAAGGATTTGCTAATAAATATCCTATTGAAGGCTTTACTTTACGCCCTGAAAATGTATCTGCAGATGAGGTGCCTAACCACGAAAACTTAAACGCACACGGTTTTGTTTCTGCTGAAATTAAAAAAGCTTTAATGGAAAAATACAAGCATCCTATCCATAAAGAATTGGAAGAACAAGCTAAAAAGGTAGGCGGACACGGAGGAATGGATTTCATTATGGATTATCGATTGATATACTGCTTACAAAATGGTTTACCTTTGGATATGGACGTTTATGATTTGGCAGAATGGTCTTGCCTAGTTCCGCTTTCTAAAATTTCTCTTGAAAACGGAAGTGCTCCTGTTGAAATTCCTGATTTTACACGAGGTGCGTGGAACAAGGTTCAAAAGTACGAACACGCCTTTGCTAAATAA
- a CDS encoding transporter, producing the protein MRKLFFSIFLIGFSTSIFGQYTDIINSNQPGNSQSAYALGKKVLQFEGGLWVENRKHTPTHTNMFISGLNYTVRYGYFSNKLEFMLQGALIYDYTQQNRFITTTQSHMGFYNHTLGAKYLIYNPYFENKPNLYSWKANHSFNWNNMIPAVAIYAGVNAFPNERYFYSGIAPFSPKVVLALQSHPTPRTALIGNIIANRFTTQYPEWGYVLTLTHNLDNGRFSIFAESEGIQSHWYSDHIIRLGGAYLFTKDIQVNIDLGASWKDTPSRYIALLGFSYRIDKYDKFLPQEKK; encoded by the coding sequence ATGCGAAAACTCTTCTTTTCTATTTTTTTAATAGGCTTTTCCACGAGTATTTTCGGGCAATATACCGATATTATCAACTCCAACCAACCTGGAAACTCGCAAAGCGCTTATGCGCTGGGTAAGAAAGTATTACAATTTGAAGGCGGACTTTGGGTAGAGAACCGAAAACATACCCCCACACACACCAATATGTTCATCAGTGGATTGAATTATACTGTACGTTACGGATATTTTTCTAATAAATTGGAATTTATGCTTCAAGGAGCACTGATTTATGATTACACCCAACAAAACCGATTTATTACAACAACACAGTCTCATATGGGGTTCTATAATCATACCTTAGGTGCTAAATACTTAATATACAACCCTTATTTTGAAAACAAACCTAATTTATATAGTTGGAAAGCCAATCATTCCTTCAATTGGAATAATATGATTCCAGCGGTAGCAATATACGCTGGCGTGAATGCCTTTCCTAACGAACGCTATTTTTACTCAGGCATTGCTCCTTTTTCTCCAAAAGTAGTTTTAGCCTTACAAAGTCATCCCACCCCTCGTACCGCACTGATAGGCAATATTATAGCCAATCGATTTACTACCCAATACCCTGAATGGGGTTATGTATTAACCTTGACACATAATCTTGATAATGGTCGTTTTAGTATCTTTGCCGAATCGGAAGGAATTCAAAGTCATTGGTATAGCGACCACATCATACGCCTTGGTGGAGCATACCTTTTCACCAAAGATATTCAGGTAAATATAGATTTAGGTGCCAGTTGGAAAGACACGCCAAGCCGATACATCGCACTTTTAGGTTTCTCTTATCGGATAGACAAATACGACAAATTCCTTCCTCAAGAGAAAAAATAA
- a CDS encoding YfhO family protein produces MKTYLQKMLPHFVVLGLFITISLAFFYPVLQGKAIWQSDIVQYSGMVKERNDFREDFGQESYWTNSAFVGMPTYQLGANYPYDMVKKVDKTIRFLPRPADYLFLYFVGFYLLLLVLKVDYKTAFLGAVAFGFSTYLIIIIGVGHNAKAHAIGYFAPVLAGLLLTFRGKYLWGGLLTAVAFALEISANHYQMTYYLLLLILVLGAFQTIYAWRETEFKSLLKSVGVIAVALFLGGITNATSLLATQEYAQWSTRSKSELTLTPKGLPKVTSDGLSKEYITEYSYGISESLNLIAPRLFGGSNHEALGKDSHTYQFLVNQGVPTSQALDFSNALPTYWGQQPIVAAPAYVGAVVFFLFVLALFLVEGRIKWWLLSGSILALLLSWGKNFDALTDFMIDYFPMYNKFRAVSSIQVILELCVPLLAMLGFYRFIKNTPEANKKPLLYTTYVVFGLLFLLFISKEFFSFSGGSDALITQYYGSEILTQLIEDRKSMYISDLLRTAGFALAVLVTLILFQIRKISQNIAYVFLFVLIVLDLAGVAKRYVNNSDFTDKRKLTQPFEASKADLTLLKDDSVYRVYEPSVGLNGARTSYFHHSVGGYHAAKPRRLQELFDYQVSQGNTKVLDMLNVKYILTKDEKGQTVPIQNPNALGNAWFVTDLKTVEDDDQMIQSLTQFVPKTEAFILAKDAQQIKTNFVVDSTATITLKSYQPNKLIYESVNENEGFAVFSEAHYPKGWQVTIDENPTQEYRVNFLLRGLYIPKGKHNIVFEFQPPVVQIGSKITLVGNVLLCVWLLVAGLISYKKMILVKKIKYN; encoded by the coding sequence ATGAAAACGTATTTACAGAAAATGTTGCCACATTTTGTGGTATTGGGGCTTTTTATAACCATTTCATTAGCATTCTTTTATCCCGTTTTGCAAGGAAAAGCCATTTGGCAGAGTGATATTGTTCAGTATAGTGGTATGGTCAAGGAGCGTAACGATTTTAGGGAGGACTTTGGCCAAGAGTCGTATTGGACCAATAGCGCTTTTGTGGGAATGCCTACTTATCAGTTAGGGGCGAACTATCCTTATGATATGGTTAAAAAAGTGGATAAAACAATACGTTTTTTGCCTCGTCCTGCCGATTATTTGTTTTTGTATTTTGTTGGTTTCTACCTGCTACTTTTGGTTTTAAAAGTTGATTACAAAACGGCTTTTCTCGGTGCTGTGGCTTTTGGTTTTTCAACTTATTTAATTATCATTATAGGTGTTGGGCATAATGCCAAAGCTCACGCTATTGGTTATTTTGCTCCTGTATTAGCTGGATTGTTGCTCACTTTCAGGGGAAAATATCTCTGGGGTGGTTTGCTAACGGCGGTTGCGTTTGCCTTGGAAATCAGTGCGAATCACTATCAGATGACGTATTATTTATTACTATTGATTTTGGTTCTAGGTGCTTTTCAAACCATTTATGCTTGGAGGGAAACGGAGTTTAAATCTCTTTTAAAATCGGTGGGCGTTATAGCTGTGGCTTTATTTTTAGGAGGGATAACTAATGCTACTTCCTTGTTGGCTACTCAAGAATATGCTCAGTGGAGTACTCGTTCAAAATCCGAATTGACCCTTACCCCCAAAGGACTCCCAAAGGTTACCTCTGATGGGCTTTCCAAAGAATACATTACAGAGTATAGCTATGGTATTTCCGAGTCCTTAAATCTAATTGCGCCCCGATTGTTTGGTGGCTCCAATCACGAGGCTTTAGGGAAGGATTCGCATACCTATCAGTTTTTAGTAAATCAAGGAGTGCCTACCTCTCAAGCACTTGATTTTTCAAATGCCTTGCCTACTTATTGGGGGCAACAGCCCATCGTAGCAGCTCCAGCTTACGTTGGGGCGGTGGTTTTCTTTTTGTTTGTTTTAGCTTTGTTTTTGGTTGAAGGACGTATAAAATGGTGGCTACTCAGCGGAAGTATTTTAGCTTTACTGCTCTCGTGGGGGAAGAATTTCGATGCACTTACCGATTTTATGATTGATTATTTCCCGATGTACAACAAGTTTCGAGCCGTTTCTTCCATTCAAGTCATTTTGGAATTGTGCGTACCATTACTGGCAATGCTTGGGTTTTACCGTTTTATAAAAAATACTCCAGAGGCTAATAAGAAACCACTTTTGTACACTACTTACGTTGTTTTCGGACTATTATTTTTGCTTTTTATCAGTAAAGAATTTTTCTCTTTTTCTGGCGGTAGCGATGCTTTAATCACACAATATTATGGTAGTGAAATTCTTACCCAATTGATAGAAGACCGCAAGTCAATGTACATTTCCGATTTACTTCGTACGGCAGGTTTTGCTTTGGCTGTACTTGTGACACTTATTTTGTTTCAAATACGCAAAATATCACAAAATATAGCCTATGTATTTCTCTTTGTGCTTATAGTTTTGGATTTAGCTGGAGTTGCTAAACGTTATGTAAATAATTCCGATTTTACCGATAAGCGTAAATTGACTCAACCGTTTGAAGCTAGTAAAGCTGACTTAACCCTACTTAAGGATGATTCTGTATATCGAGTTTATGAACCTTCGGTGGGGCTTAATGGGGCAAGAACCTCTTATTTTCATCATTCGGTGGGAGGGTATCACGCCGCCAAACCTCGGCGTTTGCAGGAGTTATTTGATTATCAGGTTTCTCAAGGGAATACTAAAGTGTTGGATATGCTCAATGTGAAATATATACTCACTAAAGATGAAAAAGGACAGACTGTTCCCATTCAAAATCCAAATGCTTTGGGAAATGCTTGGTTTGTTACTGATTTGAAAACGGTAGAAGATGATGATCAAATGATACAATCGTTAACCCAATTTGTTCCAAAAACAGAAGCTTTCATTTTAGCTAAAGATGCACAACAAATAAAAACGAATTTTGTTGTAGATAGTACAGCTACAATTACACTTAAAAGTTACCAACCCAATAAGTTGATTTATGAATCCGTTAATGAAAATGAGGGATTTGCTGTTTTTTCTGAGGCTCATTATCCTAAAGGTTGGCAAGTAACTATTGATGAAAATCCTACACAAGAGTATCGTGTGAATTTTTTGCTACGAGGATTATATATTCCGAAAGGGAAGCACAATATTGTTTTTGAGTTTCAACCACCCGTGGTTCAAATCGGGAGTAAAATTACTCTTGTAGGTAATGTGCTACTGTGTGTGTGGTTGCTTGTTGCAGGTTTAATAAGTTACAAAAAAATGATATTAGTTAAGAAAATAAAGTATAATTAA
- a CDS encoding DUF4834 family protein: MIAEASLTGFIKTLIVVILVIFGLRLLLRFLMPYMLRFFAQKLQQNIQRKFQQAQQKQNQDNKIDSANAKYTNPKSTKKVGEYIDYEEIE, encoded by the coding sequence ATGATTGCAGAAGCTTCTCTTACAGGATTTATAAAGACATTGATTGTTGTTATATTAGTAATATTTGGGTTACGATTATTGTTGCGATTTTTGATGCCGTATATGCTCCGTTTTTTTGCACAAAAATTACAGCAAAACATACAACGAAAATTTCAACAAGCGCAACAAAAACAAAACCAAGATAATAAAATTGATAGCGCAAATGCCAAATATACCAATCCGAAATCTACCAAAAAAGTGGGCGAATATATTGATTACGAAGAAATAGAATAA
- the uvrA gene encoding excinuclease ABC subunit UvrA encodes MKTKEILIKGAKLHNLKDITVGIPRNQLVVITGLSGSGKSSLAFDTLYAEGQRRYVESLSSYARQFLGRLDKPKVDNIVGIAPAIAIEQKVNTSNPRSTVGTSTEIYDYLKLLFARIGKTYSPISGKEVKKHSVTDVVDAVLNYPERTKLLLLAPVHIAEGRKTPQVLQILLQQGYARIQHKGEIIRIDEADLNSISSDFLLVIDRIIVQHDEDFKHRLADAVDTAFFEGKGECIIEEVENQNKQTFSNRFELDGIEFFEPNVHLFSFNNPYGACPKCDGYGDTIGLDEELIIPNTALSVYDNCIFPWRGETMSWYRDQLVLNAYKFDFPIHKPWFELTKEQKQLVWKGNKFFTGLTDFFKELEEKSYKIQNRVLLARYRGKTKCNECDGKRLRKEADYVKINGKSISDLVDISIEELQTFFKELKLSDYERSIAKRLLVEIENRLQFLSDVGLNYLTLNRKSNTLSGGESQRINLATSLGSSLVGSMYILDEPSIGLHPKDTEKLIGVLKSLRDLGNTVIVVEHDEDIMKAADYIIDIGPEAGTHGGEVVAQGTYDEILTADSLTGKYLSKRMQIELPKERRTSPHYITLIGCRENNLKNIDVTLPLDMLTVVTGVSGSGKSTLIKRILYPAMLKELDINSDKAGQFSKLDGKYKHIQSVEFVDQNPIGKSSRSNPITYIKAYDDIRNLYAAQKLSKLRNFQPKHFSFNVDGGRCEVCKGEGEVTIEMQFMADVHLPCEACGGKRFKKEVLEVTFEGKSIDDLLNTTIDDAVAFFEQHKQPKISSKLKPLQDVGLGYVTLGQSSSTLSGGEAQRIKLASFLAKSESKEKVLFIFDEPTTGLHFHDIRKLLASFQALIEKGHSIIVIEHNLEMIKSADYVIDLGLDGGDKGGTIIAQGTPEEIIRNKQSYTAKYLKEVMK; translated from the coding sequence ATGAAAACCAAAGAAATACTTATAAAAGGAGCTAAGCTCCACAATTTAAAAGACATTACGGTTGGCATTCCGCGTAATCAATTGGTAGTGATTACGGGCTTATCGGGTTCGGGAAAGTCCAGCTTGGCGTTCGACACACTTTATGCCGAGGGGCAACGCCGTTACGTGGAAAGCCTTTCGTCTTACGCACGTCAGTTTTTAGGAAGACTCGACAAACCCAAAGTGGATAACATCGTGGGAATTGCTCCCGCTATAGCTATTGAACAGAAAGTCAATACTTCTAATCCGCGTTCTACCGTAGGGACGTCCACAGAAATCTATGACTATTTAAAATTACTCTTCGCTCGTATCGGAAAAACGTACTCGCCCATTTCTGGCAAAGAAGTGAAAAAACATTCTGTTACTGATGTAGTTGATGCCGTTTTGAACTATCCTGAGCGAACAAAATTACTGCTTTTAGCTCCCGTGCATATTGCCGAAGGTAGGAAAACGCCCCAAGTGCTTCAAATTTTATTACAGCAGGGTTATGCACGTATTCAGCATAAAGGCGAAATTATTCGCATTGACGAAGCCGACCTGAATAGTATAAGTTCTGATTTTCTGCTTGTTATCGACCGAATTATTGTACAACACGATGAAGATTTTAAACATCGATTAGCAGATGCCGTTGATACTGCTTTCTTTGAAGGAAAAGGCGAATGCATCATCGAAGAGGTTGAAAATCAGAACAAACAAACGTTCAGTAACCGATTTGAATTGGACGGCATTGAGTTTTTTGAACCCAATGTTCATTTGTTTAGCTTCAACAATCCGTACGGAGCTTGTCCCAAGTGCGACGGATATGGCGATACCATTGGGCTTGATGAAGAGTTAATCATTCCGAACACAGCTCTTTCCGTGTACGATAATTGCATCTTTCCGTGGCGAGGCGAAACGATGAGTTGGTATCGCGATCAGCTGGTTTTGAATGCTTACAAGTTCGATTTTCCCATTCACAAGCCGTGGTTTGAACTCACCAAAGAGCAAAAACAATTGGTTTGGAAAGGCAATAAATTTTTCACCGGACTGACAGATTTTTTCAAAGAACTTGAAGAAAAAAGTTATAAAATACAAAATCGAGTACTACTTGCACGTTATCGCGGAAAAACCAAATGCAACGAATGCGATGGGAAACGCTTACGAAAAGAGGCTGATTACGTAAAGATTAACGGCAAAAGTATTTCAGATTTAGTTGATATTTCCATAGAAGAATTACAAACTTTCTTTAAAGAGCTGAAACTTTCTGACTACGAAAGAAGTATAGCCAAACGCTTACTTGTGGAGATTGAAAATCGATTGCAATTCCTTTCGGACGTAGGATTGAACTATTTGACCCTCAATCGTAAGTCAAACACGCTGTCAGGCGGAGAAAGCCAACGTATCAATTTGGCAACTTCATTAGGAAGCAGTTTGGTAGGCTCAATGTATATTTTGGACGAACCCAGTATTGGTTTGCACCCGAAAGACACTGAAAAACTCATCGGAGTACTCAAATCGTTACGTGATTTGGGCAACACGGTGATTGTAGTTGAGCACGATGAAGACATTATGAAAGCTGCCGATTACATCATTGATATTGGTCCTGAAGCTGGAACGCACGGTGGTGAGGTAGTTGCACAAGGCACTTATGACGAAATTCTTACGGCAGATTCGCTAACGGGTAAGTACCTCAGCAAACGAATGCAAATCGAACTTCCGAAAGAAAGACGCACCTCTCCGCATTACATCACGCTTATAGGCTGTCGTGAAAATAACTTAAAAAACATAGATGTTACGCTTCCGTTGGATATGCTTACGGTAGTTACGGGCGTTTCTGGAAGCGGAAAATCAACACTTATCAAGCGAATTTTATATCCTGCGATGCTTAAAGAATTGGACATCAATAGCGACAAAGCAGGGCAGTTCTCAAAACTTGACGGAAAGTACAAGCACATTCAGTCTGTGGAGTTCGTTGACCAAAACCCGATAGGCAAGTCCTCACGCTCAAACCCAATAACTTACATAAAAGCCTACGACGATATTCGGAATTTGTATGCCGCACAAAAACTTTCAAAGTTGCGGAACTTTCAGCCAAAACACTTTTCATTCAATGTAGATGGTGGGCGTTGTGAGGTTTGTAAAGGCGAAGGCGAAGTTACCATCGAAATGCAATTTATGGCTGATGTACATCTTCCTTGCGAGGCTTGTGGCGGAAAACGTTTCAAAAAGGAAGTGTTAGAAGTAACTTTTGAAGGCAAGTCCATCGACGATTTACTAAACACCACTATTGATGATGCCGTTGCTTTTTTTGAACAACATAAGCAACCAAAAATCAGCTCGAAACTAAAACCGCTTCAAGATGTTGGGCTGGGTTATGTTACACTTGGGCAGTCATCTTCCACGTTGTCGGGAGGAGAGGCACAACGCATTAAGTTGGCTTCTTTCTTGGCGAAGTCCGAAAGTAAAGAGAAGGTACTATTCATCTTTGACGAACCTACCACAGGATTGCATTTTCACGATATTCGCAAGTTATTGGCTTCCTTTCAGGCACTTATAGAAAAAGGGCATTCCATTATCGTAATTGAGCATAACTTGGAGATGATAAAATCAGCCGATTACGTAATTGACTTAGGATTGGACGGAGGCGACAAAGGCGGAACCATCATCGCACAAGGCACTCCCGAAGAAATTATCCGAAACAAACAGAGCTACACAGCTAAATACTTGAAAGAAGTGATGAAATAA